One Streptomyces sp. R28 DNA window includes the following coding sequences:
- a CDS encoding helix-turn-helix domain-containing protein translates to MLPAAQKLLTVAEAATLLRVSKPTVYRWAASGYLPSIQYGQPRVEGETRRGGAIRIPSSAVQELLDLSPEEAA, encoded by the coding sequence ATGCTGCCTGCGGCTCAGAAGCTGCTCACCGTGGCGGAGGCCGCAACGCTGCTGCGAGTTTCCAAGCCGACGGTCTATCGCTGGGCTGCCAGCGGATATCTGCCGTCGATCCAGTACGGGCAGCCCCGCGTCGAGGGCGAAACCCGACGTGGGGGAGCGATCCGGATCCCGAGCAGCGCCGTGCAGGAGCTGCTCGACCTCTCGCCCGAGGAGGCGGCATGA